The Polynucleobacter necessarius genome has a window encoding:
- a CDS encoding type II toxin-antitoxin system HicB family antitoxin: MKYPIAIEPGSSKEAWGVVVPDLAGCFSAGDRDIDEAIENAKEAIEIWIELALERNQEIPKPSSLRELQKRKEFKGWVWAIVEIDPALLSDEIERINITLPKRVLARLDAKAKKAGENRSAFIAHLALTA; the protein is encoded by the coding sequence ATGAAATATCCGATTGCAATTGAGCCGGGATCTAGCAAGGAAGCCTGGGGTGTCGTTGTGCCAGATTTGGCAGGCTGTTTCTCAGCCGGAGATAGAGACATTGATGAAGCTATAGAAAACGCAAAAGAGGCTATAGAGATTTGGATTGAGCTTGCTTTAGAGCGTAATCAAGAAATACCAAAACCAAGTTCATTGAGAGAGTTACAAAAGCGGAAAGAATTTAAAGGGTGGGTTTGGGCAATTGTAGAGATTGATCCAGCATTGCTTTCTGATGAAATAGAGCGAATAAATATCACCCTTCCAAAAAGGGTATTGGCTAGATTGGATGCAAAAGCAAAAAAAGCAGGAGAAAACAGATCCGCATTCATTGCACATTTGGCATTAACTGCTTGA
- a CDS encoding type II toxin-antitoxin system HicA family toxin, giving the protein MHSKKLIELLSSDGWVLSRTRGSHHIFTHRTKDGHICIPHPKKDLGLGLVEKILKQADIKRGHK; this is encoded by the coding sequence ATGCACAGTAAAAAACTAATTGAGCTATTGAGTAGCGATGGGTGGGTACTCAGTAGGACGAGGGGTTCGCATCATATCTTCACTCACAGAACAAAGGATGGGCATATTTGCATTCCTCATCCTAAAAAGGATTTGGGTCTTGGTTTAGTGGAAAAAATATTAAAACAGGCAGATATCAAGAGGGGCCATAAATGA